The genomic region TATTTTCCTCCTTTATTTTTCTTGCAGCTTCAACAAACTTTCCTTCCTCAATCAGCTTAATAAACTGAGGGATAGGAACATTTACAGGGCATGCCTTTACACAGGGTGAGTGTGGACACTGAAGACATCTCTTTGCTTCCTCCATTGCAAGTTGAGGAGTGTATCCCAATTTAACTTCCCTAAAATCCCTTATCCTTTCTTTAGGGTCTCTTTCTGGTACTGGAACCCTTTCTTTTATTATTTCCCTCTTTGCCATTTCTAACTCCCGCGACAACCACAGTGTTTTCTCTGAAATTCCCTCATTGCCAACTCTTCCTTATCCTTAAACATCCTCAATCGGTTCATAAGTTCATCGAAATCGATCTGGTGAGCATCAAACTCGGGACCGTCAACACAGGCAAACTTGACCTCTCCCCCAACAGTTACCCTACAGGCTCCACACATACCGGTTCCGTCGACCATTATGGGATTAAGTGAAGCAATTGTAGGTATTCCGTAATCCTTAGTCAGTTCAGCTACAGCCTTCATCATTGGAACAGGACCAGCACATATCACTCTGTCTATCTTTTCTTCCTTCTCTATGAGGTTCAGGAGAGCATCAGTTACAAGTCCCTTCATTCCGTAAGAGCCATCGTTCGTAGTTACAATAACCCTGTCAGAAACCACGCTCATCTTGTCTTCCCAGAAGATTAAGTCCTTCCTTCTAAATCCCATTATCGTTGTTAGTCTGTTCCCAGCTTCCTTTACACCTAAAGCTATGTGGTGGATAGGAGCTAACCCTAAACCTCCTCCTACTGCGACTACATGTCCCCATTTTTTTATCTCTGTAGGCCTTCCAAGAGGACCAACAACGTCCCTCAAGGAGTTCCCTTCATCAAAGCAGGACATGTGAAAGGTGCTCTTACCAACCCTCTGGACCATAAGGGTTATTGTCCCATCCTCTGGGTCCTTATCTGCAATCGTTAATGGAATTCTCTCCCCCTTTGCCGTAACCCTTACAATTACAAACTGTCCTGGCTTTGCCTTTTTTGCAATGAGAGGAGCCCTTACAACAAATTCATCTACATTTTCTGCAAGTTCTTTCTTCTTTAGTATTTGGAACATTTCTACCTCTGATTGTACTTTATTAATTTTCTGTTAAAGTTTATTAAAAATTACTTTAAAACTTCAAGGGGTTGAATGTGGTAAGTCCTATTTTTATAGACTCTGTTTATATCAAAGTAAAGTCCACTTCTATGCCAAACCCCTGAAGTTCCTGCCGTTCCTATGATTTCTCCCCTTTTTACAATCTGATTGGGCTTAACAAAAACTTTATCAAGATTTGCATAAATACTTTGGTAGTTGTCGGGATGTTGAATTATTACAAGGTTTCCATAGGCCTTTAAGAGCTTACTGTCCTTTCCTGCAAACTTTACAATTCCTGTTTCAGCAGCTTTAACGGGAGCTCCCGGTCTACTCAGAATAAAAATTCCTGGATAACCATCCTCTCTGACTGTTGTATCCACCTTTCCGTCTAATGGAAATCTAAACTGGATAGGTCTATTTAATTTAAGAACGTCCTTGTAACCTATTAGGATTTTAAGTCTCTGTCCAGGTCTCAAAATGTAAGGTTTCCTGAGCCTGTTTATCCTTATGATTGTTCGTGGTGAAACGTGAAATCTCTTTGCAATACGTAGGACTGAATCCCCTCTTCTTACCCTGTAGTACTTATAGATTGGAACCTTCGTCAATCCGTTAGGAACGAACTTTTTACTCTTTGTATTCCTACTGGAAGTCTTCTTTAACAGACTGTTGTGGCTCTTTACTTTCACAGGAATTTTCAATTTTTGACTAACGTATATAGTACTTCTTCTTAGCCTGTTAATCCTTTTTATTTTAGAGATTGGAACTCCGAATTTCTTAGATATCTTGAGGAGAGAGTCTCCCCTTTTTACTCTGTAAGTTATGTACTTGACCGTTTTCCTGACTCTTTTTTTTCTTGGTATCCTTAACTTCTGACCAACGTATATGGTGTTTCCTCTAATGCCATTTATTCTCTTAATTTCAGAGA from Balnearium lithotrophicum harbors:
- a CDS encoding sulfide/dihydroorotate dehydrogenase-like FAD/NAD-binding protein, coding for MFQILKKKELAENVDEFVVRAPLIAKKAKPGQFVIVRVTAKGERIPLTIADKDPEDGTITLMVQRVGKSTFHMSCFDEGNSLRDVVGPLGRPTEIKKWGHVVAVGGGLGLAPIHHIALGVKEAGNRLTTIMGFRRKDLIFWEDKMSVVSDRVIVTTNDGSYGMKGLVTDALLNLIEKEEKIDRVICAGPVPMMKAVAELTKDYGIPTIASLNPIMVDGTGMCGACRVTVGGEVKFACVDGPEFDAHQIDFDELMNRLRMFKDKEELAMREFQRKHCGCRGS
- a CDS encoding LysM peptidoglycan-binding domain-containing protein, whose translation is MRIFLLFISLLFLTSQSNADVIYRVKRGDTLGKIAKRYRVSVSEIKRINGIRGNTIYVGQKLRIPRKKRVRKTVKYITYRVKRGDSLLKISKKFGVPISKIKRINRLRRSTIYVSQKLKIPVKVKSHNSLLKKTSSRNTKSKKFVPNGLTKVPIYKYYRVRRGDSVLRIAKRFHVSPRTIIRINRLRKPYILRPGQRLKILIGYKDVLKLNRPIQFRFPLDGKVDTTVREDGYPGIFILSRPGAPVKAAETGIVKFAGKDSKLLKAYGNLVIIQHPDNYQSIYANLDKVFVKPNQIVKRGEIIGTAGTSGVWHRSGLYFDINRVYKNRTYHIQPLEVLK